The genomic stretch TGTGACATAGTATGTTTGATAAGCCGAGAAGTTAGTTGTTATATCAGCAATCTCAATTTGAGCCAATCTCTCTTCTGCAACTTCAAAATTAGCAACCAATTCTAAATCCTCTGTTACATTAATAGTGTATGGGTTCATAGTTGAAACAGTAGAACCATCTTTAGTCCAGCCAATAAACTCATAACCTTCGGCAGCCTCAGCAGTGAAAGTTACAGCTGTTCCTGCAACAACATCAGTAGCCGATACAGTAGCAGTGCCAAATTCTGCATTATTTACACTTGCAGTAATTGAATATGTTTGTGCTTGAGAACCCTCTGTAACATTAATTCCAAAGTTGTGCATTGAACCAGCATAACCAATAACACCAGTTCCGTGAGTACCACACATAGGAGTATCCTCATTCCACGATGTAGCACAATCTACACCATCAGAGATTATACGAACCATTGAAAGACCTAATGCTGCATTTGAAGGAACAGCAATTGTGATAGAACCCTCATCTTCGTTTCCTCCAACACGACCTTCACCGGCATAAACCGCTCTTACATCTTCAAAATCTCCATCACGATTCCAGTCAAAACCAATCCAAACGTTTTTGCTCCATGCTCCATTAGTAAATGAGAAAGTAATCTCTTCTCCTTGAGCAGCACTAAATTGTTTGCTCTCTTGCAAACGGTTGAATGTAGTTGTAGTTGCACTTTGAGTAAGAACCTCGCTACCAGCAACAGAAATAGATAAACCTTGTAAAGAGTGAGAGTGAACGTTATCAACGTTGCTTATCTCGCAATTCTCATTGGTTTTCGAGGTTATATCGCAATACCCTTCAGGGAACTCATTAGCAGGAGTTATATCTCCAGTTGCAGTATATGTAACTGATGTTGAGGTACTCATTAATCTTATACCCTCTTGTGCTGCCACTTTAATCTCGTAATCTCCTGCAGTGTTAGGAGTAAATTTAATTTGTCCGTTAACTGCTTTTTCTGACTCCTCAGTTGGCTGCTCTCCATTAATAGTATAATATAAGTTGTGCCATTCAGGAGCATTAACATTTACAGTAACCTCTGATCCGGTAGCCACGTTACCACCTTCCGAAGTGATAGTAGGAGCAACAGTTACAGCCTCCTCAGAGTGAGTTACAGTACGATATGAGATGTATGGAGTTAAATCCTTTTTAACGGTAATTCCATTAGCATAAGCATCACCAGAATCATCTCCGTAGTTTTTCATCTTCAACTCAACACGGTCAGTATATACATATACCATTAGGGCTTGTATAATACGACGGTCGGCCAATTGTCCATTTTCAAATGAGTTCTCGTAGTAACGCATCGATCCCATAAATGCCGAGAAGAAACTCTTCTCAACAGAAGTTGCATCAGGCTCTTCAGTCTCAACGCTCTTGTCAACAAAAGTCCACATTATATCAGCATCACCACTATATGTAATAGTAGAGTTAGATATAGTTACTTGAGTACCAATCATACGTTGGCCTGTAGAATTTCCTGAATATAACTCATCAGTCAAAGCATAATATAAACCACTCTTTTCTCCAACCATCAAGTAAGTTTTTCCACTTGTAATTGTAGTTACTTGAGTAGCAGTAATATTTGAAGCAGTTGGGTCGGCAACCTCAAATATACGAATTTGCTGACTGCTTGCAGTGTTATCAGTATTACCAGAGAAACGACCATTAGAACCACAGTGAACATACGATTGAGTACCAGTATCATCAGTTGTGGCATTTGATAAATGGAACACAAAAGCACCACTTGTTACTGTAGATGGAGTTATAGTTGCATCCGATGATTGAGTATCGGTAGTAGCAAGGTTAAAAGTGTTGTATCCCAAATATTTTGAAGTGGTGTAATTTTGAATAGAGTAAAGAGGTGTAGATGTGCTTGAGTCAGTACCACCTGAACTTGTACCAGTCCATTTATTACCATCAGTACCATATACTGTAACACGCTCATCTGTTGAAGTGCGGATATATGCCGAGTCAGTTCCGTGGTCGTGACCATACAACATTATAAGATTAGGATATTTCGCTAATGTATTCTTCAACTTTACAGCAAATTCAGGTGTAGTTGAAGAGTATCGGTCCATACCTTTGTTTTTGTTACTTAATCTGTTTGAGTCAGAGAATGGAATGTGAACAAGGAAGAATACTGTTTTGTCTTTGTCTGTTGCATAAATCTCCTCAAGTTTGTTGGCAACCCAATCCACAGACTCAACCGAGTATGCGTATGATGAAGCAGTTTCAAATAGGTATTTACCACCATTCAATACAACAAAGTCAAAACCATTTACCACATAGTGATATGCAGCCAAAAGTTCAAATCCCTCGCCAGTTCCGTTTATTGCTGTTTCATAGAAACAATCCTCAGCAGGCAACGCACCTATATCAGTTTTCATTGGAACATCATAGTAGTCACCAGCATTGTAAGGTTTAGGAATAGCATCGTAGTTTGCAACCTCATACTCGTGGTTACCATTAACATAGATAACAGGAGTTTTTGTGCCGTTAAATGCTCCACGTGAAGCCTCAATTAGCAAATCTTTTGTTACTTGCCAACTTGATTGGGGAATTGTGTTGTTACTTGTGTAGTCTCCTCCAAGAACTATCAAATCAACATTCTCTTCAGTTTTTATCTTGCTAAGAGTTTTTGTTGCAGACTCACGAATACGAATGTTGTTGGGGTCTGTAATAAAGTCTTGTTGAGCGTGTAGGTCAGATACACAAGCAAATGAGAATATAGGCTCCTCTTGTGCCTGAACATTCTCAAAAGGAATTAATGTCAATAATGACATAAAAATTCCCAAAAGTAAAAATCTCTTCATGTTAATTATTAATTGGTTAAAATTGTGGTTATTTTTCTTAAACTATCTATTTTGCAGATATAAAAGATTTGCAAAAATATATAAAATATATGAAAGCATATTTGTTGTTTACCTAAAATCTTTGAATAAATAATTTAAAGAAGTTGGTATTATAAAAAGAGAGAGTATATCAAAAAATTCCGATATACTCTCTCTTATAATGTTTGTGGAGCTGGAGGGGATTGAACCCTCGTCCATACAGGGAAACAATAGGCTTTCTACATGCTTATCTTTGCTTAAATTGTAGGGTACAGACAAGACCAAAGCTACCAATCATATACCTTAGCCTTTAAGATTTCATTTGAGGTGCAAGGCTCACCACAAACTATTTCCGATATAATAGCACCGCTTAAGGGGATAGCTTCGGAACAACAGCATCCGAGCGATGTCTTGTTTCACTACCTTGTAGCGAAATTAAGCCAATCTACTGTACTTCGATTAGGCAGCAAGAGCGTAGTTATTCTCGCCAGTTATAATTTCAAAGGCTCAGATTAAAGAGCAAACCTAAGGAGGCTCTGCATGCTTACATATCACTTCTGCCCGCTGTCAAATCCAGTCAGCCCCGCATTGTATATGTTCATTTCATTGTGCAATTAACATCGCTATGTCAATTGGGGATGCAAAGATATAATAAAATTTCTTATCCCAACAATAGTTGACAATTAAAACTCATTAAATTAGAAAATCCCTAATTAAAGAACTTATGTTCTTTGATTTTGCTCCTACTCTGCAAAGTTTAAATATTCTTATTTTGCTCTCGCTTTTTTGCAGAATTTTTAATTGATGCAAAGCAATTAACTAACAACTCCTCTTCCTATACAACTGCCAACTGTTGAAAATGTTTTGCCAAAGAACGTAACTGCCAGGGGCAACAGAAGAGAGGGGGTTAAGATAGGTGCAGGCTAACCAAATGGCGAGGACGGTGTTTTTTTGTCCTATTGCTTGTCCTGCACTAATTTGGCTATTGTACTTGCTTCCAATATATCTGCCAAAGGCAAATTGAATGACACAGGTAACGAGTCCTGCAAATGCAACGGATAGTTTAATTATTGCATCAGCATCGCTGTTTGCTATCCATCGTATTGTTTGAGAAGTTACTATTGCCAATGCAATAGCCCATATATAAAATGAATATCCGCTATATTTTAATAATTGTGAGTGTACTCTCTTAAAGTATTTGCGTAATACCATTGCCAATATAAATGGTATTATAAGCAGAGGAAATACTTTACTCAATATTTTGCTAAATGCTGGTAAAAACGATAACCCTTCGTGAGGTTCAACAAGAGGGAAGAGGAGGGGTATGATAATTGCTGCCACAATATTTATAATCATTGTGTATGTAACCAATTGACCGGCGTTGCCTCCAAGTTTGCTTGTAATAACCACAGCAGCGGTTGCAGTGGGGCAAATAAGGCATATCATAGCACCTTGCAGTACAATGTTTATCTCCCAACTAAAAATATCCCAAATCAAAAGCAGTGCAATAATTGTACAACTTACACTCTGAAACATTGCAAGTATCATGTGCCACTTATTTGGTATTAACTCTTTGGGATTAGCTTTACAGAACGATAGCAAAAGTTGAATAAATATAAGAGTAGGCATAAGAACTTCCACTGCACTATTAGCCATAGGTTTTAGTGGAGCCATAAACTCTGCTTTTGCAAACAGAAGATACATTCCTGTACCAACAATCATAGCAATAGGCAGAGTCCAATTTTTTATAAATCTTATAATCCTATCCATCTTGAGTAGTATCTCTTAAAAACGAAAGAGAATGATGCAAAATTAATTTTGACTCACTCTCTTTCTAATACATTGTATTATAGTCGTTCTAACAACTAATCTTCTTTCATATTATGGAATACGTTTTGAACATCATCATCTTCTTCAAAACGCTCAATAAGTTTCTCAATAACCTCGCGTTGTTCGTCAGTAACCTCTTTAGTGTCGTTAGGAATTCTCTCAAACTCTGCGCTCTCAATTTCAAAACCGTTGTCCTCTAAATATTTTTGAATATTGTTGAACTCCTCAAAAGGTCCGTAAATCATTATTGAACCTTCATCGCTATCCATCTCATCAACACCAAAGTCGATAAGTTCAAGTTCAAGTTCATCCATCTCAACACCCTCTTTCTCTTTTACTTTGAAAACACTCTTGTGTTCAAACAAGAAAGAAAGAGAACCAGATGTACCAAGAGAACCTCCTGCTTTGTTAAAGTAACTGCGAACATTAGCAACTGTACGAGTAGTGTTGTCTGTTGCAGTCTCAACAACTATTGCAACACCAAAAGGAGCATATCCCTCATATACAACCTCTTTATAGTTGCCCTCATCTTTAGATATTGCTTTTTTAATAGCACGTTCAACATTCTCTTTAGGCATATTTGCAGCCTTTGCATTTTGTATTAATGCACGAAGGCGTGAGTTGGCATCCGGATCAGGACCACCTGCTTTAACAGCCATAGTAATCTCTTTTCCAATTTTGGTAAATGTTCTTGACATATTACCCCAACGTTTCATTTTTCGTGCTTTTCTGTATTCAAACGCTCTTCCCATAGTAGTATTTAATTTAATATTTATCTTAGTTTGGCACCAACTTTGTTTTCAAGGTTGGTAATTATTTTATTCATTACAGCATCAATTTGTTTGTCAGCAAGAGTCTTTTCAGTGTCTTGCAATATAAATGAAACTGCATACGATTTTTTGCCTGCTTCAAGGTTTTTACCCTCATATACATCAAACAACGAAACCTCTTTCAAAAGTTTGCGTTCGCTTTCACGAGCAATCTTTTCAATCTCGCAGAACTTAACCGAAGCATCTACAAGTAGAGCAAGGTCGCGTTTTACGGGAGGGAATTTTGAAAGTTCGCTATAAGTTGTCTTTGTTTTAACGCTCTCTTTGCACAACATAGCAAAGTTGAACTCAGCAAAATAGACCTCGTTGTCAATATCAAATTTGCGAAGAATATTTTTACTTACTATACCTGCTTTACCAAACTCTTTACCTCCTCGAGTTTTATAAACAAGAACAGCAGAGAAAATATCATCGCTTGTTTGCTCGGTAGTATATTTACCGCTTGTCATACCAAGACGAGTTAAAACATTCTCAACATATCCTTTAAGCATAAAGAATGATGTTTGAATATCTTTTTGAGCCCAACTGTTAGCAACCTCATAACCTGTTAGCCACATACCAAGTCGGTAGTTTTCAGAGTAGGGGGCAAGAACTCCTTTCTCCATATCAGCCTCAGGGTTGTATGAGTAGCAATTACCAAACTCATAGAATTTAAGATCTCCGTTACGGCGGTTAATGTTGTAAGCAACACTCTCCAATCCACCAAATAATAGAGTTTGACGCATAACGCCAAGATCAGAACTCAATGGGTTCATAACCTTAACGCAGTTGCTTTCGGGGTATGAAGTTAAATCTTTATAGTAACTTGTTTTTGTTAGAGAGTTATTCAAAATCTCGTTAAAACCACAACCTGTAAGTTCGTTGGCAATAGTGTTGTATCTGATGTGTTGCTCATCAGCAACAGATTTATTTGATAGGTTTGAGTGAACACTCTCGGTTATCTCAACATTGTTATAACCATATATTCTTAGAATATCCTCAATAACATCGCAGTCGCGGCGAACATCAACGCGATATGTAGGAACTTTCAATTCCAATACGCCATTCTCCTCGCTTACAATCTCAATTTCAAGAGAAGATAAAATCTCTTTTACAACACTCTCCTCAATCTCTTTACCAATTAAAGAATTTATGCGATTGTAACTTAATGTTACAGGATAAGTCTCAACTTTATCAGGATATATATCTATAATATCACCAACAATCTCACCCCCTGCAAGTTCTTTAATAAGCATTGCCGCACGTTTTAGAACATATACAGTTGTATTTGGGTCAATACCACGCTCAAAGCGGAATGAAGCGTCTGTATTCAATCCATGTCTGCGAGCGCTCTTTCTAATCCATGTTGGATTAAAATATGCCGATTCAAGGAATACATCAGTTGTTGCCTCTGTAACACCAGATTTCAAACCTCCAAATACACCAGCAATACACATACCCTCGTTTTGGTTGCAAATCATCAAATCTTTTTCCGATAGTTTGCGTTCAACACCATCAAGAGTTACAAACGGAGTACTTTCTGCAAGAGTTTTAACTATCACTGTACCACCAGTAATCTCATTTACATCAAAGCAGTGTAGAGGTTGTCCTGTTTCGTGAAGAATATAGTTTGTTATATCTACTATATTGTTAATTGGACGCACTCCAATAGCATTCAAGCGTTGTTTCATCCAATCAGGGCTCTCTTTTACCGTAACTCCTTTAATTGTCAATCCAGCATAACGTGGAGCAGCCTCAGAGTTCTCAACAACAACCTTGACAGCATCGCCATTAACGTTGTCAATAGCAAAATCATCAACCGAAGGTTTTGTTAAAGAGTAGTTATATCCGTTACGTTTTAGGTATGCAGCAAGGTCTCTGGCAACACCATAGTGCGAAGCAGCATCAATTCTGTTAGGAGTGATATCAACTTCAATAACATAGTCGCTCTTAATACCAAAGTAATCTGCTGCAGGAGTTCCTGGAGTAGGAGTGTCTTTAAGAACTATAATACCATCGTGGCTTGTTCCAATCCCAATCTCATCTTCGGCACAAATCATACCAAATGATTCAACGCCTCTAATTTTTGATTTCTTAATAGTAAAACTCTCCTCGCCATCATATAAAACAGTACCAACAGTAGCAACAATAACATATTGACCTGCATCTACATTAGGAGCACCACATACAATTTGAACAGGTTCGCCAGTACCAAGATCGCATGTTGTGATATGAAGGTGATCTGAATTTGGGTGTTCAACGCAAGTCAAAACTTTACCAGTAACAATACCTTTAAGTCCACCTTTAATTGATTGAACCTCTTCAACTCCGCCTGTTTCAAGACCTATCGATGTTAAAGCATCGGCAGTTTGTTGAGGATCTAACGGAAGCTCAATAAACTCTTTGAGCCAATTGTAAGATATATTCATAGTAAATTATAAATTCTTCTTTGACGTAATTTTTACGTGCTAATTTTTAAACGACTGCAAAAATAATAATTTTATTTTGCTTTAAGAAACATTTGTTTCTCGATTTTGCTCAATCACTCTATTATTAAACCAAAATTTGATTAGTTATCGAGTAACCTTAACAAATTGAGGAGGAATAGGTGTCTCAAACAACATATCCTGACGTGTGATAGGATGAACAAATCTCAACCGGAATGCATGTAAAGATAACCTTCCAAGAGGATTCTCTTTTGAACCATAACGTTTATCTCCAGCAATGGGGTGTCCGCTCTCCGACATATGAACACGAATTTGATTCTTCCTTCCAGTTGCCAGTTGTACCTCCACAAGAGATAATCTGCTATTTTTTTGTAAAGTTTTATATTTGGTTAATGCAAATTGACCATTTTCTTTATCAGATGTAGAGTAAACGTGATGCACGCTATTTTCTGCCAAATACGAAGATATTTCACCCTCAGCAGGATCAATATGCCCACTTATAACAGCCACGTATCTGCGATCAAGAACCATCTCATTCCATGAGCGTTGTAGCTTAAATTGCACCTCTTCTGATTTAGCAAACATAATCAGACCTGAGGTGTCGCGGTCTAAACGGTGAATAACAAAAAGCTTAGCCGATGGATTATCCTCTTTTAGATAGTCACTCAAAATATGATAAGCAGTCTTCTCTTTAATTCTATCCGAAGATACAGAGAGTAAACCATAACCTTTGTTAGCAACTATAATATATTCATCTTCATAGACAATTTTGATTCTGTTGTTTTTGAATACTTTAAATCCCTTCTCAAAGTTAATTAAAACCCTGTCGCCGGGAGCAAGAGGAGCATCAAATGCAGTTTCGGGGTTACCGTTAATTGCAACTTGTCGGTGCGACAACCAACTTTTTACAGTAGTTTTACTTTTGTCAGAATAAGTCTTAAATAGGTAACTAAGTAACGAATCAACCTCTGTTACAATTGTTGTGTTAGTTGTATTCTTAGGTTTTGCACCCTTATTCCTTTTTATTCTCATTATATGAAAATTATAATTAAAAATTCAGTAGATTTTAAAGTTTTCTCCTGCCAAATGCAAACAGGGAGCATAACTAAACTTGTTTGAGTTATGCCGAGGTGTTGTCTATTTTCGCAGAAGTTATCTTCTGCAAAATTACAAAAAAATATGATAAGAGTAGTAAAAAATATATACTACATTAAAGATATCTACTATAACTTTATTAATAGCATATTGTGATAATTTATTACTAAGCAAAAGTTGTTAAAATCAAATTTAAATTTTAAATATTTTTTTCAAAAATAGTTTCTTGTTGACAATTTAAAAAAAAATTATTACTTTTGTTTTTGATATATATATTTACGACTAAGAGGTTTGTCCCTTTTATTAAGTAAATATATTTGTATAAACTGAAATTAACACAGAAATATGAGAGTAAAAATTCATAAAATTCATCGAGAAGGTAGGGGAATTTTAATAACATTGTTTTTGATATTGGCACTATTAAATGTTGCGTCTTATTATGTTATACAAACCCAGTGGATATTCATATTTCTTTTATCGTTTTCGGTATTGTTATTCTTAGTAGTTCTAAATTTCTTTCGATCTCCGCGAAGAGTATATCCGGGATATTTCAACGAAGAACGCGATGTAATAGCATCTGCCGATGGTGTTATTGTTGCAGTTGAGGAGGTAATGGAAAATGAATATTTCAAGGATAAAAGAATTCAAGTTTCAATTTTTATGAACTTGTTTAATGTTCATGCCAATTGGTTCCCTGTAGCAGGAAAAGTATTGCATGTAGGACATCAAAATGGCCGATTTATGTCAGCATACCTACCAAAGTCAAGTACTGAGAATGAACGTTCAACAATCGTGATAGAGATGCCAAATGGCGAACAGGTATTAGCACGTCAAATAGCAGGTGCATGTGCAAGACGCATTGTTACATACGCCGAAGTTGGAGATGAGTGTTCAATAGATGAACACATGGGATTTATTAAATTTGGCTCAAGAGTAGATCTATTTCTCCCATTAAATACTGAGGTCTTTGTTAAAATAGGAGACAAGACAGTAGGAGGTATCACCAAAATAGCACAATTACCCTTTGTAGAATAATTCTTTAAAATATGATTTCGATAAAAAAACATATACCCAATAGTATTACATGCTTAAATCTATTGAGTGGTTGTTTGGCATGTATGTTTGCATTTAAAGGATATGCAAACGCTCAATATGTATATCTTGCAGGAATGTTAATTTGTGCCGCAGCAGTATTTGACTTTTTAGATGGATTTGCTGCAAGATTACTAAAAGCATACTCTCCAATGGGCAAAGAACTTGACTCTTTGGCAGACTTAATAAGTTTTGGATTTGCACCGGGAGTAATATCAATGCAAATAGCAAATATTATCATTCCTCCCACATATACCGAATGGTGGTTTGAGGCATTACCATATTTTGCATTTGCTATACCGGTTTTTGCAGGATTGCGATTAGCAAAATTTAATATTGATACTCGCCAAACAACTTCGTTTATAGGTTTGCCAGTACCTGCAAATGCACTATTTTGGATCGGATTATACACCCTAACTGCAAAATACGAATGGATGGAGTGTATATATTTATGGGTAGCAATGGTTATCTTGTTCTCGTATATGATGATTTCAGAGATACCGATGTTCTCACTTAAATTTTCAAACTTAAAGTTAAAAGAGAATCTCGTTAGATATATACTTATAGTAGCTACAATATTATTTGTCGTATTTATGGGTTATGCAGGTTTGGCGCCAACAATTCTCTTCTATATCATCCTATCAATAGTCCAAAACAGTATATCAAAGAGACAAACTGCTATATAATCACAGGCATACTTTTTGAATAATATTTTGTGGATTGATTAAACGGAAAAATTTCGTTAACATAAAGTTGAAAAGAGATGCATATATTATTATTGTGGATACTAATACCAATCCTTATCGTTCTTTTTATTGTATTAATGATCGCAGGGAATGTAATAAGGTTTATATTTAGTGGATTCAGATTTAAAAGAAAAAATAAGAATACAAATAACCCAGAAGGAAGAACATATACCTCCTTTGAAAAGAGATCAAAAGTCTTTGGAGCAAATGAAGGAGAGTATGTCGATTTTGAAGAGATTAAAGATAAATAACCTCTTATAGTTGATGAAACTGACATAATGTCATATTGTAAATATAATACTATATAATTATTTATAAAAAGGATATATAATTAAAATAATTTACTTATCTTTGCAAAAGATTAATAATGATAATGAAATTGACACAAATACATACACATCATCACCATCTTAACTCATAAATGAGGTAAGCTCTATGGTATGTGTATATATACTAATAAAACAGATAGGCTTACTTAGGTAAGCCTATTTTATTATCAGATAAATGAAAATAAAATTAATTAAATACATACAGATATGTTAAGAATTGCAGTACAATCAAAAGGACGTCTTTATGACGAAACAATGGAGCTATTAGCGGAATCAGGAATAAAATTCTCATCATCAAAAAGAACATTGTTAGTTCCATCTCGTAAATTTCCAATGGAGGCACTTTTCCTTCGTGACGATGATATCCCAGAGTCAGTAGCATCAGGAATAGCAGATATAGGAATTGTAGGATTAAATGAATATTTAGAGAAGGCAAAAGATGCTGATATAGTAAAGAATTTAGGATTTAGTAAATGCCGTTTGTCATTGGCAATACCCAAAGATGTTGATTATAAAGGTATCGAGTGGTTTAATGGAAAGAAAATAGCAACATCATACCCGGTAATACTACAAAAGTTCTTAAACGAAAAAGGCATTACAGCCGATATTCATGTTATTACAGGATCGGTTGAAATTGCACCGGGTATCGGATTAGCAGATGCAATATTTGATATAGTAAGTTCAGGAAGCACATTGGTAAGCAATCATCTAAAAGAGGTAGAGATTATAATTGAATCTGATGCAGTATTAATTGCCAACAAGAAACTTTCAGCCGAGAAGAGAGAGATTCTTGATGAGTTATTGTTCCGTATTGAGGCAGTACAAGCAGCAGAAGACAAAAAATATGTATTAATGAACGTACCAAATGCCTCATTAGATAAAGTATTAGAGGTATTACCCGGAATAAAAAGTCCAACAGTTACACCACTTGCAAACTCAGAGTGGAGTTCAGTAAGTACAGTATTACCCGAGAAAATATTCTGGGAGATAATAAACAAACTAAAAGCATCGGGAGCAGAAGGAATACTTGTTCTTGATATAGAAAAAATGGTATTATAATTATGAAGATTATAAACAACCCACCCCGCCAAGATTGGAAAGAGTTGACTCGCCGTCCAGAGTTGGACACAATAAGCCTTCATGGAATTGTTGGGGAGATATTATCCGAAATTAAGAAACAAGGTAATAGTGCAGTACGCAAATATGTTGCTAAGTTTCAGGGAGTAGAACTTGATGATTTTGCTGTAACCAGAGAAGAGTTTGAGGAGGCAGAGCAACAAGTTGCACCCGAACTCAAAGCCGCTATATTAAAGGCAAAAGAGAATATCGAACATTTTCACGCTGCACAAAAATTTGGTGGAGTAAAAGTTGAGACAACACCAGGCGTTGTGTGTTGGCAAAAGAGTGTGCCTATTGATAGAGTAGGACTATATGTTCCTGGAGGAACAGCACCACTATTCTCAACAGTATTGATGTTGGCACTACCCGCAAAAATAGCAGGATGCGAAAATATAATAATGTGTTCGCCTTGTAATAAAGAGGGTAAAGTAAATCCGGCAACACTCTATGCCGCAAAAGTTGCAGGAGTAACTAATTTCTATAAATTAGGAGGAGTACAGGCCATAGGAGCAATGGCATACGGAACAGAAACAATACCAAATGTATATAAGATATTCGGTCCGGGAAATCAATATGTAACTGCTGCTAAGCAATTGGTAAGTCTAAGTGGAGTAGGAATAGATATGCCGGCAGGACCATCAGAGGTTGAGATACTTGCCGATGAAACAGCAAATCCACAATATGTAGCATCCGACTTCTTATCACAAGCCGAGCATGGAGTTGATAGTCAATCAATCTTGGTAACAACCGATAATACTTTGGCAGAAAAAGTATTAGTTGCAATAGAGGAGCAAAAAGAGTTGTTGCCACGTAAAGATATTGTAGAACAATCACTTCAAAACAGTTTGGTATTTGTTTTTGATAATATTACAGATGCAATTGATTTTACAAACGAGTATGCACCTGAACACCTTATAATCTCTTGTAAAGATTATAATGCAATAGGCGAAAAGATTAAAAATGCAGGCTCTGTATTTTTAGGACCATATACCCCTGAGAGCGCAGGAGACTATGCCTCAGGAACAAACCACACACTGCCAACAAGTGGTTATGCAAAAGGATATAACGGAGTAAATTTAGATAGTTTTAATCGTAAGATAACCTATCAAGAGATTACACAAGAAGGCCTAAAGAACTTAGGAGCAACCATTGAGATTATGGCAGCAAACGAAA from Bacteroidales bacterium encodes the following:
- the hisD gene encoding histidinol dehydrogenase; this translates as MKIINNPPRQDWKELTRRPELDTISLHGIVGEILSEIKKQGNSAVRKYVAKFQGVELDDFAVTREEFEEAEQQVAPELKAAILKAKENIEHFHAAQKFGGVKVETTPGVVCWQKSVPIDRVGLYVPGGTAPLFSTVLMLALPAKIAGCENIIMCSPCNKEGKVNPATLYAAKVAGVTNFYKLGGVQAIGAMAYGTETIPNVYKIFGPGNQYVTAAKQLVSLSGVGIDMPAGPSEVEILADETANPQYVASDFLSQAEHGVDSQSILVTTDNTLAEKVLVAIEEQKELLPRKDIVEQSLQNSLVFVFDNITDAIDFTNEYAPEHLIISCKDYNAIGEKIKNAGSVFLGPYTPESAGDYASGTNHTLPTSGYAKGYNGVNLDSFNRKITYQEITQEGLKNLGATIEIMAANESLDAHKNAVSIRLKD